The Chloroflexota bacterium DNA window ACCAGGCGGTCACCACGACCGGCGCCTCCTCTGCCCGCGACCTCGGCAAGGTCATGGGCTGGCTCTCGCCGCGGATCCGCGGCCGGGCGGACGGGAAACGGGCGAGCGAGCTCGTCGCCCAGGCGCTCGCGACGGCGGACCTCGCCGCCCATGGTGGGGTGCACGGTGGATAGCGGCGACCCTCCGCGGCGCCAGGGCCCTCCGCGACGCGCCGGCGAGGCTCGATCGTGCTGACCCAGCGCCCGTTCCAGGCCGCGCCGTTCACCCGTCGCGATCTGGGCCGCCTCATCGGGGCTTCCGTGCTCCTCATCGGCGCGCTCATCGCGATCTTCGCCGTCGGCAGCGTCCCGAACAGCTTTGCCCTCCAGGTCGGCCAGATCTCGGCCACGGATGTCCTCGCCCCGCGGGCGCTGCAGTACACGAGCACGATCCTCACCGAGCAGGATCGGCAGGCGGCTTCGGCCGCGGTCCAGCCGCAGTACGACTACACAGCCGCCCAGGGCGCGGCCGTCGCCGACCAGCAGGCGTCCATCTTCGCCCTCGACGTCGCCCCGGTCGACACGGCGTTCGATCCGTCCGTCTCGGCGAGCGCCCGGGCGTCACTCCTCATGTCGGTCCTCCCGGAGCTCTCCGACACCGGGCGGGCGACGCTCAAGAAACTCACGCCCGGAGCCTGGAAGGCGGTCCGGGACGAGGCAGCCCGGGTCCTCGGTCAGGTCGAGCGGGCGGAGCTCCGCGACTCGGACGTGGCGACGACGCGGCTCGGGATCGCGAGCCGGATCCTCGGCGACCTCTCGCCGGCCGAACGGGCCCTCGCCGCCGAGCTCATCGCGCCGCTCATCGTTCCGAACTCCGCCTTCAGGCAGTCCCTCACGGATCAGGCGCGGACCGCCGCGATGCAGTCCGTCCCGCCGCACGTCGTGCAGATCCAGCAGGGCCAGATCATCGTGGACAAGGGCCGTCCGGTCACGGCCGAGCAGATGGAGACGGTGGCGGCGTTCCACCTCGACACGCCGACTCTCGATGTCGCCCGCCTCGGCGGCTTCGTCCTCCTCGCGGTGCTGCTCGTGGCCCTCATCCTCGCCTGGGTTTGGCGGTTCAGGCCCGGTCTCTGGCACCGCAACAACGTCCTCATGCTCCTCGGGCTCATCGTCGTGGTCACGACGTTCGCCCTCAAGCTCACGGCCGGCCGAAGCATCCTGCCGTTCTTCCTGCCGACGGCGGCGGCGGGGATCCTCGTCGCGATCCTCCTCGATGCGAGCACGGCGATCGTCCTCATGGCGGCGCTCGGGGTGATCGCCGGGGCGGTCAACGGGGCGTCGCTCGAGATGGCGACGTACGTCTTCCTCGGGGGCTTCGCCGGCATCGTCGCGG harbors:
- a CDS encoding HDIG domain-containing protein — encoded protein: MLTQRPFQAAPFTRRDLGRLIGASVLLIGALIAIFAVGSVPNSFALQVGQISATDVLAPRALQYTSTILTEQDRQAASAAVQPQYDYTAAQGAAVADQQASIFALDVAPVDTAFDPSVSASARASLLMSVLPELSDTGRATLKKLTPGAWKAVRDEAARVLGQVERAELRDSDVATTRLGIASRILGDLSPAERALAAELIAPLIVPNSAFRQSLTDQARTAAMQSVPPHVVQIQQGQIIVDKGRPVTAEQMETVAAFHLDTPTLDVARLGGFVLLAVLLVALILAWVWRFRPGLWHRNNVLMLLGLIVVVTTFALKLTAGRSILPFFLPTAAAGILVAILLDASTAIVLMAALGVIAGAVNGASLEMATYVFLGGFAGIVAVRRGDRLNAFVQAGFSIALVGGIVISIFSLLSGRDLTGILQLYGASLAAAGGAAVAAVGSFAVLGNLFGILTVFQLLELANPTQPLLRRLVVETPGTYHHSIMVGNLAERAAEAIGADPLLTRVAAYHHDIGKLANPVAFIENQAGGENIHDELDPEVSAQIVKQHVVDGIDLAYRSKLPKTLIAFIPQHHGTAIMSYFFSRARELAAEPYGGLRTTDGAAAAAAVDERRFRHAGPKPQTREAALIMLADGVEASVRSLSSRDEPAIRAMVSRIIEERIADGQFDECDLTLRDVERIREAFVGQLLGMYHQRIAYPQNKIVELESRRSAGGGGGGGGPGA